TGTAAAACGGATTTATCGGTTTCAGATAAAGATTTAGGATAGGGTTCTGATTGGATTTGAAGAAAATCTTCTTCTTTGAGATTATGAACAATAAGCCTATCAACAGATTGATAGGCTTTTAAAATTTGTTGTTGTTCAGAATATAATTCAAAATAAACTGAAGTCGTTGTATGTATGTCTATTTCAAGTTGAAAAAATGCATTAACAAGATCCAAATCATAAAGATCTATAAAAATACATGCATCCGTAACAGCTATTTTTAATTTCATTCTTCGGTGTGGTATTTGACATTTGGAGAACAATAATTAAAACATCGGTTGATGTTGTTTTTTAAATTCAGCCAAAGATTGATTAGATAATGAAGCTGCTTTTGACATTGAAATCTGGTCTTCAATCAAAGCTCTAAATAATAATTGTTCAAAGCGATTACTCTCTTCAATCCCTTGATATTCTACAGGTTCGTCAACTTTCCAATTTTGTTGTCTAATTAAGAAGAAGAATTGTTTAGTATAATTTTCATTAATAATCCCACAAACTTTTGCTCTCATTACAATTGCTTGCATTGAGATACCGTACTGTTTTTTAATATTACCCAATTCTAAAGTTGAAAGCTTAGTACGATGTTTTCCTAATTCTGCTATAATGGTTTCTTCAGGAAGTAGCATTGCACCTGCAAACTGATGACATAAAGTTTCTTTTTGTTTATCAGTCACATCACCCAAATCTAAAAGTAAATGAGCCAACTCGTGAAGCAATGTAAAACGTATTCTATCTGGCTTATTGGCTTTTCTTTCATTGTAAGCTACAACCGGGATATAACCATTTACAAAAGTTTGTAAACCGTCAAAATCCTCATCGACATTCAGCTTTACTACTTTTATATTCTTATCTTCTAAAAGTTCAACGATGTTGAATATTGGACCATTACCTAATGACCATTTTTCTCTCAAAAGATTTGCAGCTTGATTTACCCGCTCATAAGTAGTAACCTTTCCAAAGTCTTTTAAAGGATTATCAAAACTATGAGGAAGTCCAATGATTTCTTCTAATTCTAAATAGCGTGAAAGATACTCTTTGGTAGTTTCGTTAATAATAGCTTTGTCTTTTGGTGATACCTTACTTGAAATCCGATATTCAATATCACTGAACTCCACTTTAGTTGTTCTGAAAAAATAATCAGGGCTAATATTAAGAGCTTTGCTTAGCATATTAATTTTTTCTGCATCGGGAATCACTTCACCTTTTTCGTAACGATGCAACGCCTGACGAGATAAAGTTCCGCCTAAAGCATCAGCCAAATCCTGCAATGAGAAACCATTCATAAGACGGGCTGACTTAAATCTTTCCGCAAATATTGCTTTTGTTTCCATTGTATAAAATATTTTGTACTGCAAAGGTAACTATTATAGTTGACAAACACAACTTATTACCGACATTTTGTAACACCAACTTGTAACTGTGACAAAAATTCATATTGCCGTAACACTATAAAACAAGACATTATGTCACGAATAGCATGAAAACTGACTGGTTTACATAATTGGTTGACAAGTTTGTTTTTTGGAATACATTTTGTAACTTTACATTTAAGTGCAAATAGGTGCATTTATAACTTTTTAAATATTATAAAAATGGGCAAGTACCAAATTAAAAGAACCAGTAATGGTCAATTTCGCTGGACATTGAAAGCGACAAATGGAGAAACACTTATAACAAGTGAAACTTATGTAAGTAAACAAGGTTGCCTTGATGGTGTGGCAAGTAGTAAGGTTTGTGTAGCCGACAAAAACTTTGATAAGAAAACATCCACTTCAGGACAGCCGTACTTTAATCAGTTAGCGAACAACTATCAGGTTTTAGGAACAAGCGAAATGTATTCCTCTACTTCTGCAAGAGATAACGGTATTGATAGCGTAAAACGTAACGCTCCAACTGCAACAATTGAAGACTTAACTTAATTATTAAATAATAAAAAATGAAAAAAAATCAACATGTAGTGCCTAACGGGGACAAATGGGCTGTAAAAGGAGCCGGAAACGAAAAAAATACACGCGTTGTAGATACGCAAAAAGAAGCTATCAACATAGCCCGTGAAATTGCTAAAAATCAGAAATCCGAATTAGTAATCCATAGACCTGACGGCAGAATACGTGATAAGGATAGTTTTGGAAATGATCCACGTAATATAAAAGGGTAATAACTGTATATGGATTACGTTAAAAAAATTGAAACATTAAAACATAGTATTGATCGATACGACCATTACTACGATAGTATTAATAATAAAGCTAACTTATTTTTGACCTTAAATACTTTTTTACTAGGCGGAATTATAACAGGTTATTATAGTATTAAAACTACTATTGATGGTAGGTTTGATATTATGTTTTTTGTTTCTATTGCGCTAATAAGCTGTTTTGCTAGCATTTTCTACACATTGTGGTCTATAATACCCTATTTGAACAAACAATCTGATAGTATCAACGGCTCTCAACTAAGTTTTGGGAATGTTGCCAATGTCTCGTTGACAAGCTTTAAGCAGATGTTTGACTCCGTGACCGAAGAAAAGCTGTATGAAGATTATTTAGAGCAAGCACACTTATTAGCTAAAGGATTGCAGATTAAATTCTGCAGATTAAGAACAGCAACCTACCTACTGGGTATTTGCTTTGGTTGTATTATAATTATTGGAATTAAAATTTTAACATAACGCGTATGAATCAAAAACTCTACAAAAACTATGCTGATGATATCGCTCAATATTTGAGACAGGGTAAAAAAAACGATATCAACAAATCATTTAGTACAGGTCAACTAAATGAAGGTAAATCGTCTAATATTGAATTAAGATGGTTAGACAGAACCAAAAATGAAGCAGATTTCCTAAGCTTAAGTGCTTTAGACACAGTTACATCATATGATACAAAATATCACGAAAAACTAGGTGCGCATCCAAGCTTTAACCATCTAAAAGGAACCAAAAAAGTAGAACATCACTATATTGTATCGATGTTTATTGATGTTCGAAATTCAACAGGACTATTTAAAAAATATACTCCTGAAGTTGTAGCTAATATTTGTAGAACGATACAATTAGCAGCTATTCATACTTGTTGGTACTTTGATGGGTATATTCATCGCTTACAAGGGGATGGATTAATGGTCTATTTTGGAGGAAAAGGAACAGCCAAGCAAAAGGCAATTGACAACGCATTATTAGCTGCCTCTTTCGTAAATTATTTCGTTAAAAATGATTTAAAGAATCTTTTTGATGAACAAGGCGTAAATCGTATTTATACGCGTATTGGAATCGATTTTGGTGATGATGAAGACACTATATGGCATGACACAGGAGCTGGTGAGTGCAGTGAAGTCACTACTACGAGCTTACATACTAGCTTAGCCAGTAAGTTGCAATCGCAAGCTGAAAGCAATGGAATTGTAGTAGGTCATCACGTTTATCAATTAAAGTTGACACATGAGGATTATTTCAAGTATAAGAAATACAAAAAAGACGGTGTTGAAAAAGACTATATCTATGAAATACCCGATGAGGGATTTAGATACAAACAATACGATTTTAATTGGGAACGTTATCTTAAAAATCATCCGTTAATAACTACTGACGAAGAAGGGAATTTAATTCTTAGCGGAAACCCAAAACATAATAGTACACATATTAACACTTTCATACCTCAACTTGAAAAGAATGTTGAACAATACAAGCCTTACCTTAAATAGAGGTTTTAAAATAAGGAACTTTGAGGAAGATAAGATTGCCATTTTAAAGAGTAACCCTGGACTGCATTTTGTAATTCAAAATGATGGAACATATATTTTTAGTGGCAATTATTATCTAAAGAACGATGAAGGGAAATTGATAAAGTCATTCAATGTCAAAATTACACCTCTAAAAAATTATCCTAATAGTGTACCCATAGTTTATTCGACTGGTGATGAAATAGAAAAAATAGATGATTATCATATAAGTAAAGAAGGAATTATCTGTTTCGATCATACTTACACTCTTAACAAACTTGCATCAGGAGGACTAAGGTTATACGATTTCATCGAATTTTATTTTCCAAAATACTTTTCTTGGGTATTGCTTAAGCAATGTGAAAAGGCAGAGAACTTAAAAGAATGGGCGCATCAAGACAATGGTACAATTCAATATTTTCAGGAAATATTAAGAATTAGTGACATTGATAAAATCTGTGATTTTTTAGATTGTTATTTAAAAGTATCGAAACCATCCAGAAATGAAAAATGCTATTGCGGTTCAGGAATTAAACTAAAAAATTGTCACCTTGACGCTGTTAACATTCTTCGAGCAACTTCGAAAAAAGAACTTCAAAATGATTATCATAAAATTAAAAAGGTCAAATAGCTATACAACTATTTGACCTTTGTTTTTTATTATCGTTGGGTATTGAAGTTTTGAAACGAATTTGCCATCATTTTATAGAGTGTATTGGCAAAGAATGAGCGGAACTCTGGGTTGTCGTTAAATTCTTTAAACACTTCAAAATTAGAGTCGATGTGTTCCATTAGTTTTTGTTGTAAAATGGTATCGAACGTAATCTTGGCATTTTGTTCGTCTGAATAACTGTATGCATCAATAAACGCTTGGTCTTGCGCTACATCTTTTACGAGTTCGTCTGCTAATTTACGTACTTTGTCTTCGTTGGTAAATTCGGTACCAAAGCGTGTATTGAATTCTGACACAATCTCTGAAAGGTATTCTAACTCAGGTTCTAACACGCCTCCTTTTACTTCTGTTGGAATCGGTTTTAATTCGTCGCCTTGTTGTAGGTAGATACGATCTGTTTGTAATAAGCGGTATTTCACGCTATCCATATCTATGCTATCCAGAACACCTTTGGATAAATCTTCGCCTACAGGACGTTGAATTTTGTTTTGCAGGTGGTTTAAGTACACATACAAACTTTCTAGATATCCACTTTCAAAGGGTACAATTTGAGAAAGGAATACGTACAAACGCACAAACGACTTGCATTTCACTCTAAAATCCTCTTGCTCCTCTTCAGACAACACCTCATTAAATTCCTTCACCGCTTTGTTTAATAAGCCATGAACGGTATCTAATGGTTTATTCTTAATAATCGCAGATGTAAATGCATACACATCTTCTTGCTCATAGATTTGGTAGGTATCTAAGATCGATTGCAAGTCGAACAACTTATGATGATCTGTTTTATCTGCTAAAATGGTTGTTTCGTAGAATGGCTTAAATGAATTTTCGATTTCCTCTACGGTGTTGGCAAAGTCTAATACAAACGTATCGTCTTTACCCGCTGTGGTTCTGTTGAGACGTGATAATGTTTGCACCGCATTAACACCGCCCAACTTTTTATCGACATACATGGTATGCAATAAAGGTTGGTCGAAGCCCGTTTGGAACTTGCTTGCCACGATTAAGAAACGGTATTCGGGTTTCTTGAACTCGTCTGCGATTAAGCCACTGGAAAAATGATTTAATGATGCTTCTGTTTCGCCATCTATATCGCCAGAAAATGCCACAATAGATTTGAACGGCAAATTATTTTCCGCCAAATACTTATCGAATGCGTGTTTATAAAGAACAGCATTTTTCCGGCTAGAAGTTACCACCATTGCTTTAGCCAAACCATTGATTTTACGTTGATGGATGACATTTTCTATGAAATGATTGATGATAATTTTCGTTTTTTTATCAATGGAAGCTGGGTGGCTTTCTACGTATTGTTTTAATTTTTTCTGCGCTCTTTGTTTATCGAATTTAGGATCATCTTCTGCTTTCTTGTACAAGCTGTAGAAACTGTTATAGGTGGTATAGCTTTTTAGTACATCTTCGATAAAACGCTCTTCGATGGCTTGTTTCATCGAATACAAATGAAACGCTTCGTATTTGGTTTGGTCGCCTACTTCATAAGGTTTACCAAATAATTGTAAAGTTTTATTTTTAGGTGTAGCCGTAAAAGCAAAATAGCTGGCATTATCCAAGAGCTTACGCGATTTGGCAATCATTTGCAATAAAGCATCGTTGCTTTCGGCATTGTCATCTTCTACTGTTTGTTCGTCTTCGTCTGTTTCTTCCGTTAACTCTTTGTATAAAGCCTCGTTTAGCTTACGCAAAGTATTACCGCTGGTACTGCTGTGGGCTTCGTCTATGATGATGGCAAAATTATTGGTTGCCAACTCGCCCATTTCTGCTGCGATAACAGGGAATTTTTGAATGGTAGAAATGATTATTTTCTTCCCATCTTTCAAGGCTTCCTTTAACTGACGAGAACCATCGGTAATAGGCTCTACCAAACCTTTTGTTTTCTCGAATTGTAAAACGTTTTTTTGGATTTGGCTGTCTAATACTTTTCTATCGGTAACGATAATAATGCTATCAAACACATTTTTATTATCGGTATTGTATAATGAAGCCAACTGATGTGCTAACCAGGAAATAGAATTGGATTTGCCCGATCCTGCCGAATGTTGGATTAGGTATTTTTGCCCCGTACCGTTTTGTTTAGCATCGGCTAATAATTCTCGAACAGCGTCGAGCTGATGGAAACGTGGGAAAATTAATTTTTGTGATTTCGTCTTCTCAAACGTACCGTCTTTGTTAATTTTTTCGCCCTCTTCTTCAAACAACTGCACATAGTTTTGGATAATCTCTGTTAAGGTATCTTTTCGCAAGATGTCTTTCCAAAGATAATCTACCTTAATGCCTCCGTTCTCTGGATTGCCCGCACCGTTGTTGTTGCCTTTGTTGAAAGGTAAGAAATACGAACTTTCGCCTTTGAGATGCGTGGTCATATACACCAATTCGGTATCTACCGCAAAATGCACCAACATACGCCCTAGTTTGAACAATGGCTCTTTGGGATCACGATCTTGTTTGTACTGCTTTATGGCATCCTTAACGGTTTGGTGGGTAAACTCATTTTTAAGTTCGAAGGAGATGATTGGTAAACCGTTGATGAACACCACCATATCCAAGGTATTGTTGTTTAACTTAGAATATGGTACCTGACGCATTACCGAGAAAATATTCTGTTGGTATAAAGCCACCAATTCTTGATTCAGCGTTTGGTTGGGTTTGTCGTAAAACAAACGAAACTTAATGTTATTGACCACCAATTCTTTACGCAATAGGTTGATGATACCGCCCACAGCCATACCCCGAGCAAAGCGAATTTGCGACAAAGTACGGTTGATTTCCTTTAGCATGGTACGTTTATAGTCGCCTCCTGTAGATTTTTCTAAGGCGGCCACTGCTTTGGGCTGTGTAGCTTCTAAGAACTGAAACAACAATTCTTGATCGACCAAATACTCTTTATCAAAATTGGTACGGTGGCGTAAGGTGTAGCCGTTGCCGTGTGTGGTATCGGTTAAGTAATTGGTAAAATGTATTTCAAATCCTATTTCTTTGGTATTGGTGCTCATACTCTAGTTATTCGTTTGGGTGCATTGGTTATTGGTTTATCTATAGGTTACGCTATGGACAATTGACCCGTAACGGCATTGCTGATTAAAGCCTCTTTGTACTCGGCTACTAAGCGTAATTCTTCTTCGGTTTTAAAAATGGTTTCGTCTATGGTTTTGGTTTCAGATTTAATTTTTGCGATGATGTCCTTTTGGATATTAATATCTTTTGGATATGAAATTAAAACATTCGATATATCGGCAATACTTAATCCTACACGAGTTACACCAGTTGCATTAACTTCAAATTGACTATTTACTTCTTTAGATTCAATTTTTCTAAATAAAAATTCATCCAATATAATTTCTTGATTTGCTCTAATCATTGCTAAATGGTAGGCACATACAAGATTGTCAATATTTTCTGATACAAAAGCTGGAATTCCGATGTCGTTAGCTGATTCACTATCTTTAGTTATAATAATATCACCTTTAAACACTTTGAATTTTTCAATTTCTTCTAATGTTGCAGTAGCTAGCATAAATTCAATATTATTTGTGATGTAGTCATTCTTATAAACATCAACATAATTGCAAAGCTTTACTTTAACTTCTCCTTTATGCGTTAATTTATCGACATTACTAAATTTAATATCTGAAATATGTTTTAGTTTATGCGTCACCCAATTAATACTATCCTCATCTTCTGACTTATTTACATGAGAGTTTATCACACTCTGTCTTTGTTCTTTAAGTAGGTTGATGAGTTGTTTTTTATCTGCGATGAATTGGTTGATTTGCTCGCACTTTTTGTCGAGGAAATTATTAATTTTCCTTACTGTTTCTATTTCGTTAGGAATAGCAACTTTTAAAACAGAATATTTATTTCCATTGAAGTTAAATATTGTACTCTCTATTGCTTCAGTACTTAGTTGATATTTGAAATATTTTGAGAATGAAAAATAATAAAGCCATTTTGAAATATCTATATTCTTAGGCTTAAACTTTACAAGAAAACCTGCATAAGTATATTCTTCTTCATTTTTATGGAAGTAACAACGACCTATTGTTCCACTTCTTGAGAATAAAACATCGCCTTTATTCAAAAAGTAACCTTCTGGAACATTCTTTTTTGCAATAAAAATTCCTCCTTCACCAATATTCCCATTTTCATCAATATCTGTTGTACGTAAAAATCTAACACCAGATTCTTCATATTTAGAATTGGGTATATTAACTCCATACGTATTCTTTTCAGTACATAAGTTTTTTAATCTTTGCATTCTCCAATTTTCAGGCAAATCAAAACTTACAGTATTATATTTAATTGTGTTATTGTTCATTATATGTTCTCGCTTTTGGGCGTTATGGTCTGCTTTGTTTGCAGGGTATTTTTATAAATTTTGTTAAAAAGTATTACAAATCGAAATACAATTTGTATATTTGCAGAGTTCTTTACCTAGAGTCTGGAACCTACAAAGGTCTTAAACGTTGAACCCGCAAATCAACGTTTTTTTTATGCTTTATAATCAGGGCTATTCATAATTTTCTCCAAGTTCTCCTCTATTTCTACCACATAAGCAGTAGTAAAACGAGCTTTCTGCTCTGCGTAAATATGGATAACTACTACATAATTACCTTTTACTAAAGCTACTCGACGACTACCATCATATGATTTTTTACTCGAATCCCAACCAACTTTAAGTACTGCATCTGGATCTTGTAAAGCCTCTTTTATCCAATAAAAACGTTCTAATCTTTTAGTGGATAGTATAGACTTATCTTTTTTTCTACGATTAGCACTTTCGAAAAAACAATGATCGAACATCTCTGAATAAAACGCTACAACAATACCGTCAATGGTTTTAATTTCCATTTCGCAATATTCCTTACTCCACATCTCTCGGAGCTGGTCTTCTGTATATTCAGCTGGATTAATTAATTGATACGCTACCATCCTCCTTGAAGATTGATTTTAAATACATTAAATTTTTCTTCCCACTTGGACGTTGGCGCAATTTCTTTCGACAAATATTTATTTTCGATGTATTCTATTAACTTCAGCTTTGCTGTACTAGTCGCTTTTTTATTGAATTTGGATACCACCAAACCTGTAAGGATATCTGCCAGCTGAATACCCAAAGACTGCTCGGAAGGTAAGCCTTGCACCTGCGTAACATCCGAGGTCAGGTTGGAACGATCTAGTGTATGTTCTAGCTCTTTGAGTCTGCCTTTGTTACGGTTTTTCTTAAGGTCGGTGAATATGGCGTAATCATTAAAATCAAAAATCCAATGTTTTAATAATTGGTAATAGAATTTGTAGAAGCCCAATTCTGCATCTTCGCTATTGAAACGCATATTATCTACTTTACCCGCCTCAATCAATATCACTCTAAAGCGAATGTAACCTGCATTGAAAAAGAAATCTATGACCTCTTTGTACAAATCCAAATGAGCGGGAGAAATTTTCTTCCACTTCAACTCGGTTTTGATGTTGTACTTTTGTTTAATCTCATTCAGCCCTTTTTTAAGCAAATCCCGATTTTCGGCAGGCAACCAGATACCTCCGATGCCCGTGTACAGGTGTGCATCTTTGCGTGTAAGGGCTTCAAGACCACTTTCGTCACAATATACTTCGAACTTCATATGCAGCTGGCTTTATTCTACAATCTCTTTTAATAATTTATCGGCAGATTTTTCGATTTCGAAAATATCTTTTGCAATTTCTGACAATTGACGTGGAGCCTTGTATTGGTAGAAATATTTATTGAAATTGATTTCGTAGCCAATTTTTGTTTCTTCAGGATTCCACCACGCATCAGGCGCAAAAGGCAATACCTCCGTTTCAAAGAACGCTTGAATATCTTGCTTCAATGGGATATTTTCAGTGTCTTTCAAATTAGAATCCGAAACGTAATTGATGGTACCATCTTTACTTACCGATTTAATTTCGGCTTCTGCCTTCTTATCAAACCAAGTGATGCATTTACGGATATCTTTCACATCTTTGGCAGCGTATTTTAAATTGTTCTTTTTACCATATTCTTTGAACTTTTTGTTGAACGCATTAATGTCGTATAAGGGTTCTGTACCAAATTCTTTTGCCATTGCGGTAACCTCTTGCATTAACTGTTTATCACGCAACCACGACTTAATATCGGTAACTTGAGCATAGATTTTCTTTTGCTTTTTGTTGAGATTAGCTACCACCAATTCGGCTGGTTCTTCGTCTTCGCTATCTTCCTCGTTCAAGAAATATTCTAATACAAAATTCTCTACGGCTTGTCTGCTTTCTGCATCCGAGCTGTACACTTGCTCACCACATTCGGCATAGATTAATTTTCTTAATTCGGTATTATCCGAAGCGAAACGAATTTCTGCTGTATGCTTAGCATCTAGTTGAATGGCAAAACGAGAAGGACGGTGTACGATGATTTGCGCAAAACCAAACTCGTTATTGTCAAATATTTTACTATGTGGAGTCTCTTTAAATTCTAAATATAGCTCCGTAACCTTTTTGATGTGTTCTGGCTTCAGCTCATTACGTTTACTCCCTAAAGATTTTGCACGTTTACCAAAAAAAGCTTCGTTATTGGCATTGATTAACTGTACTTTTCCTTTGCGATGCTCCGGCTTACGGTTTGTAATGATTAAGATAAAAGTTGGAATACCTGTATTGTAAAACATATCATTTGGTAAAGCAATAACTGCTTCTAGCATATCTTTTTCAATAATATGCTTACGGATTTCGCTTTCACCTTGCCCAGCATCTCCTGTAAATAAAGCCGAACCATTGTGTACCGAAGCAATACGAGAACCTAAGTCGGTTTCTTTCATCTTGCTTAGCATATGCATCACGAACATGAGCTGACCATCGTTGACACGTGTAGTCGCCGCATCTGCATCGTACTCTTTCTGAATGATAAATCTTCTATCTACAATTTTACCGCCACCTGCTTTAGTAAGAATATCCTTATCGTCCTTCCAAGACGTACCGTACGGTGGATTGGTCAACATAAAGTCGAACTTTAAGTCGTTATCGAAACCGTATTGTGATAAGGTACTACCGAAAACAATTTTATCAGGGTCTTCATTTTTCAGCAACATATCCGATTTAGAAATCGCATAAATGGTTGGTGTATTCTCTTGACCGTATAAATGAATGGTTGCTTTGGATTTGATTTTTCCCGTATCATCGGTCATGAAATTTTTACTCTCCGTTAACATTGCCCCAGAACCTGCACAAGGGTCATAGACTAAAAAGCTGCCTTGCTGTATTTTATCTTTAACAGGAAGGAAAATAATATTGGTCATTAACTCGATAATCTCACGAGGTGTAAAGTGTCGTCCAGCTTCGGCATTCGTCGCTTCGTTGAATCTTCTTAACAAATCCTCGAACACATACCCCATTGATAACGGTGGTAATGCATCTATCGATAAATCTATTTTATTGGAACAGAATTTTTGAATGACTGCGAATAGTTTTTCGGCTTCGTCCAAAGTATCAATTTCATTTCTGAATTTGAATCTTGAAATAATATCTTGCACATTAGGAGAAAAACCGTCTAAATAATTGATGAAATTCGCCTTAATATTTGCAGAATCATTCAATAATGACTTTAAAGTAAATGGAGAAGTATTGTAAAAAGCTACGCCAGAACCTTGCTTGTCACTTTTTAGCAAAGAATCTAAATTGTCTAATTTGTCTTTGTATTTATTGTAGGTATCAATTACCCTGTCTTTGGTAGGCTCTAGTACCAAATCTAAACGACGAATTACCGTCATTGGTAAAATGACATCTTTATACTTACTAGGCTCGTAGGTATTAATTAAGTGGTCGTCAGCAATGCTGTATATAAATCGAATTAAAGGATCTAAATCCTTAGTATTTATGCTCATACTGTAATGTAAAATCTATGTATTTATAGCATCTAATGATGAAATTAGGTGCATTTTTATGAATTGTAAATATAATCATTTTAAGATGATAATACCATCAGATCACAAAGGAAAGATAAGTAGGATAAGTAACTTTCCTCAAAAAGATATTTTTGTATTTCGTAGCAAAATAAAAACGGATTTATATGGATAATGGAAAGCAAATGAGTGAAACGAGTGTTTCCGATTGCGTTACTTCTATTTGTTTTGGCTTGTTTTTTAGCGAAGCTAAAAAGTAAAAAATGTTTCTGCTCAAAAATGCTTATCCTACTTATCCTCTGCATTGGAAGTATAAAGGTGCAAAATGCACCTTTAAGAATTATCAAAACGAAGTTTTGATTGTTCGGGTTCGGGGACTGGTGGTAAAGTTGGTTCTTTTTCTTTGTTCTTCTGTTCTACTTCGTCCCATTGTAATTCACGCACTGCATACACGTACCCATTCTTTTTGGATAGTCGAAAATAGCCGTGTTTCTTTAAAGCTTTTCCTAATTTCATAACTGTACCGTCTGTAATGTTTAATTTGGCTTTATCGGCTAATTTGGCTGCAATTTGCGTGGTATTTAGAAATGCATTTGCGGTATCTCTATCAGCAATTTCGAACCAAGTTAATAGCAATTCTTCTTCTGGACTACGGATTTGATACTGCTCGTTGTTCGCATTAATTTCTTTAATTTCTTCTTGATTGAACCAATATCTAAAACCATCTTGTACCAATTGTTTGGCTTGTGCAAAGGCTAAATTGATATCGATATTATGAGCGTATTCGATATGCTCCACCTCAAAACATAAGAAACGACGAGAACCTGTGGTATCGTTTAAAAACTGAGCGGTATTTACCGAACCTGCAAACGATGCTCTGCGAGGTAACGATTCGTTGTTATGTCCGTAAGCTTTACGAATACGGATGTGCGTTTTGGTAATCAATTCTTTGAGTGTGCCTATTTCGGTACGGTTTAGGTTTTCTAATTCATCTAGATTAATCAGCATACATTCCGCCAAATGGATTAAAGTATCTTTATTGTTGGGATTAATCGTACCCGAAAACATATAATCTTTCAAAGGTTTAGGCATCAATTTTTCAATCCAAGTGGTTTTCCCTACGCCTTGTTTACCACTGAAAACAATAACCGTTTGATTGATGGCTTTTTCGTTGGTAACACAAGCTACCATAGCCACAAACCATTTTTTGAAACAGACTTGCCATAAATCCTGCTTTGTTGTAGTAATGGTATTGGCTAAATCGTTGATGTAATCTTGTTCTGCATTTGCCAAAGGCAAATGATCGAAATACTCTTTAAATGGATCGTGTTGTTCGCAAAAATCGGAACGTAACAAATTACGCAGTGTATTGATGTTGCATTTTACTTTTGCTTTTAGAATTTCTCGTAAAATGGAGTTTTCGACAAAATCGGTAATGGGTTTCCACATGGTGGCTTTGATGGTTTTGTATTCCATTTTACCCGTC
This genomic interval from Pseudopedobacter saltans DSM 12145 contains the following:
- a CDS encoding PIN domain-containing protein — protein: MKLKIAVTDACIFIDLYDLDLVNAFFQLEIDIHTTTSVYFELYSEQQQILKAYQSVDRLIVHNLKEEDFLQIQSEPYPKSLSETDKSVLHVANKLDACVLSSDKTVRNCAKNKDIEYHGMIWIFDKLVEANVLSKKQAAIKLEQLVATNFIFQNNKPLVAEIEKRLKLWK
- a CDS encoding XRE family transcriptional regulator, translated to METKAIFAERFKSARLMNGFSLQDLADALGGTLSRQALHRYEKGEVIPDAEKINMLSKALNISPDYFFRTTKVEFSDIEYRISSKVSPKDKAIINETTKEYLSRYLELEEIIGLPHSFDNPLKDFGKVTTYERVNQAANLLREKWSLGNGPIFNIVELLEDKNIKVVKLNVDEDFDGLQTFVNGYIPVVAYNERKANKPDRIRFTLLHELAHLLLDLGDVTDKQKETLCHQFAGAMLLPEETIIAELGKHRTKLSTLELGNIKKQYGISMQAIVMRAKVCGIINENYTKQFFFLIRQQNWKVDEPVEYQGIEESNRFEQLLFRALIEDQISMSKAASLSNQSLAEFKKQHQPMF
- a CDS encoding YegP family protein, whose translation is MGKYQIKRTSNGQFRWTLKATNGETLITSETYVSKQGCLDGVASSKVCVADKNFDKKTSTSGQPYFNQLANNYQVLGTSEMYSSTSARDNGIDSVKRNAPTATIEDLT
- a CDS encoding DUF2188 domain-containing protein; the protein is MKKNQHVVPNGDKWAVKGAGNEKNTRVVDTQKEAINIAREIAKNQKSELVIHRPDGRIRDKDSFGNDPRNIKG
- a CDS encoding Pycsar system effector family protein, which translates into the protein MDYVKKIETLKHSIDRYDHYYDSINNKANLFLTLNTFLLGGIITGYYSIKTTIDGRFDIMFFVSIALISCFASIFYTLWSIIPYLNKQSDSINGSQLSFGNVANVSLTSFKQMFDSVTEEKLYEDYLEQAHLLAKGLQIKFCRLRTATYLLGICFGCIIIIGIKILT
- a CDS encoding adenylate/guanylate cyclase domain-containing protein codes for the protein MNQKLYKNYADDIAQYLRQGKKNDINKSFSTGQLNEGKSSNIELRWLDRTKNEADFLSLSALDTVTSYDTKYHEKLGAHPSFNHLKGTKKVEHHYIVSMFIDVRNSTGLFKKYTPEVVANICRTIQLAAIHTCWYFDGYIHRLQGDGLMVYFGGKGTAKQKAIDNALLAASFVNYFVKNDLKNLFDEQGVNRIYTRIGIDFGDDEDTIWHDTGAGECSEVTTTSLHTSLASKLQSQAESNGIVVGHHVYQLKLTHEDYFKYKKYKKDGVEKDYIYEIPDEGFRYKQYDFNWERYLKNHPLITTDEEGNLILSGNPKHNSTHINTFIPQLEKNVEQYKPYLK
- a CDS encoding SEC-C metal-binding domain-containing protein, which codes for MLNNTSLTLNRGFKIRNFEEDKIAILKSNPGLHFVIQNDGTYIFSGNYYLKNDEGKLIKSFNVKITPLKNYPNSVPIVYSTGDEIEKIDDYHISKEGIICFDHTYTLNKLASGGLRLYDFIEFYFPKYFSWVLLKQCEKAENLKEWAHQDNGTIQYFQEILRISDIDKICDFLDCYLKVSKPSRNEKCYCGSGIKLKNCHLDAVNILRATSKKELQNDYHKIKKVK